The following coding sequences are from one Salvia hispanica cultivar TCC Black 2014 chromosome 3, UniMelb_Shisp_WGS_1.0, whole genome shotgun sequence window:
- the LOC125213744 gene encoding putative glutamine amidotransferase GAT1_2.1 — MAAADLSVILPRVLIVSRRSVRKNKFVDFVGEYHLDLIVSYGAVPVIVPRVTGVNMLLESFEPIHGVLLCEGEDIDPSHYEADASNLSPEELEEIRRLHTSDTAIDKEKDAIELGLAKLCLERNIPYLGICRGSQILNVACGGTLYQDIGKEVSRNVAQDERVVHMDYDNYDGHRHPVRIVDGTPLHQWFNDSLDGEKEIWVNSYHHQGVKKLAQRFVPMAFAPDGLIEGFYDPDAYNPEDGKFIMGLQFHPERMRKPDSDEFDYPGCPFAYKEFAKAVLAYQKKLNSMTSAPKLDVEMEKKRNIIVRSFSLARNLYQGGGGAKESDLEAGAEFLESNRALSVQQETRLKQMGATVRNASSYLERLRLSEEREKQARNVIGKMSVEQLSDLTAFYHMMGKICSEVLETKVQGIVNL; from the exons ATGGCTGCTGCTGATCTCTCTGTCATCCTGCCTCGCGTTCTCATCGTCTCCAGACGCAGCGTTCGTAAAAACAAGTTCGTCGATTTCGTCG GGGAATACCATCTAGATCTGATAGTGAGCTATGGCGCGGTTCCGGTGATCGTGCCGCGAGTGACGGGGGTGAACATGCTTCTGGAGAGCTTCGAGCCCATCCATGGCGTCCTCCTCTGCGAAGGCGAGGACATCGATCCCTCTCACTACGAAGCCGACGCATCCAACCTCTCCCCGGAGGAATTGGAGGAAATCCGGAGACTACACACCAGCGACACCGCAATTGACAAAGAGAAGGACGCAATCGAGCTCGGATTAGCCAAGCTCTGCCTCGAGAGGAACATTCCCTACTTGGGAATCTGCAGGGGATCTCAGATCCTCAACGTGGCCTGCGGCGGCACCTTGTATCAAGACATTGGGAAGGAGGTGTCGAGAAATGTGGCGCAGGATGAGAGGGTTGTGCACATGGACTATGACAACTACGATGGCCACCGCCATCCGGTGAGGATCGTGGACGGAACCCCTCTGCATCAATGGTTTAATGACTCTTTGGATGGTGAGAAGGAGATTTGGGTGAATAGCTACCACCATCAAGGGGTGAAGAAGCTGGCGCAGAGGTTTGTGCCGATGGCGTTTGCTCCGGATGGCTTGATCGAAGGGTTTTACGATCCGGATGCTTATAATCCGGAGGATGGGAAGTTTATAATGGGGCTGCAGTTTCATCCCGAGAGGATGAGGAAGCCGGATTCCGATGAATTCGACTACCCTGGCTGCCCTTTTGCTTATAAG GAGTTTGCGAAGGCGGTTTTGGCTTATCAGAAGAAGCTGAATAGCATGACAAGTGCTCCTAAGCTTGATgtggagatggagaagaaaaGGAACATTATTGTGAGGAGCTTTTCACTTGCAAGGAACTTATATCAAGGTGGGGGTGGGGCCAAGGAATCAGACCTCGAGGCGGGAGCAGAGTTTCTTGAG TCGAATAGGGCGTTGAGCGTGCAGCAGGAGACGAGGCTGAAGCAGATGGGGGCGACGGTGAGGAATGCATCGTCGTACTTGGAGAGGCTGAGGCTGAGCGAGGAGAGGGAGAAGCAGGCTCGGAATGTGATAGGGAAGATGTCGGTGGAGCAGTTGTCGGATCTGACGGCGTTCTACCATATGATGGGGAAGATATGCTCGGAGGTGTTGGAGACGAAGGTGCAGGGCATTGTCAACTTGTGA